From the Anguilla anguilla isolate fAngAng1 chromosome 6, fAngAng1.pri, whole genome shotgun sequence genome, one window contains:
- the LOC118230785 gene encoding breast cancer metastasis-suppressor 1-like protein-A: MPVHSREKKDSNHEEMEVDYPEQDASSSDEEDTESSSVSEDGDSSEMDDEDCERRRMECLDEMTNLEKQFTDLKDQLYKERLSQVDVKLQEVMAGNAPEYLEPLANLQESMKIRTKVAGIYRELCLESVKNKYDCEVQAAFQHWESEKLLLFDTVQSELEEKIRRLEEDRHSIDITSELWNDGMQSKKNRKKDPFSPDKKKKPVVVSGPYIVYMLQDLDILEDWTAIRKAMATLAPHRVKADVPAKNEKHQHSARSEDGRLFYDGEWYSRGQAICIHKKDEYPTSAIITTINHDEVWFKRLDGSKSKLYISQLQKGRYTIKHS; this comes from the exons ATGCCGGTTCACTCGCGGGAAAAGAAAGACAGTAATCATGAAGAAATGGAGGTGGATTACCCGGAGCAAGACGCTAGCAGTTCCGACGAAGAGGACACCGAAAGCTCCTCCGTTTCTGAAGATGGAGACAGTTCag AGATGGACGATGAGGATTGCGAAAGGAGAAGAATGGAATGCCTAGACGAAATGACCAACTTAGAGAAACAGTTCACTGATCTCAAAGACCA GCTCTATAAAGAGAGACTCAGCCAAGTAGATGTTAAGTTGCAGGAAGTGATGGCGGGCAATGCCCCTGAGTATCTCGAACCCTTGGCCAACTTGCAGGAGAGCATGAAGATCAGAACAAAGGTTGCAG GCATCTATCGGGAGCTGTGCCTGGAGTCTGTGAAGAACAAGTATGACTGCGAGGTCCAGGCTGCCTTCCAGCACTGGGAG AGTGAAAAGCTGCTGCTGTTCGACACTGTGCAGAGCGAGCTGGAGGAGAAAATCAGGCGGTTAGAGGAGGATCGCCACAGCATAGACATTACCTCAG AGCTGTGGAATGACGGGATGCAGTCCAAGAAGAACAGGAAGAAGGACCCCTTCAGCCCTGACAAAAAGAAGAAGCCTGTCGTCGTCTCCG GACCCTATATTGTTTACATGCTACAAGATTTGGACATTCTGGAAGACTGGACCGCGATAAGAAAG GCAATGGCTACATTGGCCCCACACAGAGTCAAGGCAGATG TGCCTGCTAAGAATGAGAAGCACCAGCACAGCGCTAGGTCTGAGGACGGGCGCTTGTTCTACGACGGCGAGTGGTACAGCCGGGGACAGGCCATATGCATCCACAAGAAGGACGAATATCCCACCAG TGCCATAATAACCACCATTAACCATGACGAGGTGTGGTTCAAGCGACTGGATGGCAGCAAGTCGAAGCTGTACATTTCCCAGCTGCAGAAAGGCAGATACACCATAAAACACTCCTAG
- the LOC118230822 gene encoding solute carrier family 25 member 47-A-like isoform X3, with amino-acid sequence MHFADFVAGSVGGALGVAVGYPLDTVKVRIQTQQKFTGVWHCFRSTCKTEGVYGFFKGMSVPLTTVSITSSVVFGTYRNCLQCLLQLHSGSPEAMPTKLDIFLSGLAGGVTQVLVMSPMDTVKVRLQCQMEPRQLSANQTLPKYRGPIHCMLTIGQEEGVLSLYRGAPALALRDGPSFATYFLTYSTLCEWLTPADQKQPAWPVVMLAGGLAGIFGWTVGTPMDVIKARLQVDGMGKRRWRAYSGRCPRPPMASPHR; translated from the exons ATGCACTTTGCGGATTTCGTAGCTGGGTCTGTGGGAG GAGCCTTAGGTGTGGCCGTAGGCTACCCTTTGGACACAGTCAAG GTGAGGATACAGACCCAGCAGAAGTTCACTGGGGTTTGGCATTGTTTTCGCTCCACCTGTAAGACTGAAGGG GTATATGGGTTCTTCAAAGGCATGTCAGTGCCCTTGACCACGGTGTCTATCACCTCCTCTGTGGTCTTTGGAACCTACAGGAACTGCTTGCAGTGTTTACTGCAACTGCACTCTGGTAGCCCAGAGGCCATGCCAACCAAGCTGGACATCTTCCTATCAGGGCTCGCAGGAGGCGTAACCCAG GTGTTGGTCATGTCTCCAATGGACACTGTTAAAGTGCGGCTGCAGTGCCAGATGGAGCCACGCCAACTTTCAGCCAACCAAACCCTACCCAAATACCGGGGACCTATACACTGCATGCTGACCATTGGCCAAGAGGAGGGGGTGTTGAGCCTGTACAGGGGCGCCCCTGCCCTCGCCCTACGAGATGGCCCCTCCTTTGCCACCTACTTCCTGACCTACAGCACCCTGTGTGAGTGGCTCACACCAGCCGACCAGAAACAACCAG CGTGGCCTGTGGTTATGCTGGCTGGAGGATTGGCTGGGATCTTTGGCTGGACTGTTGGGACTCCCATGGATGTGATCAAGGCTCGCCTGCAGGTGGACGGGATGGGGAAAAGGAG GTGGCGAGCCTACTCAGGACGCTGCCCTAGGCCACCAATGGCTTCCCCTCACCGTTAG
- the LOC118230822 gene encoding solute carrier family 25 member 47-B-like isoform X1, whose protein sequence is MHFADFVAGSVGGALGVAVGYPLDTVKVRIQTQQKFTGVWHCFRSTCKTEGVYGFFKGMSVPLTTVSITSSVVFGTYRNCLQCLLQLHSGSPEAMPTKLDIFLSGLAGGVTQVLVMSPMDTVKVRLQCQMEPRQLSANQTLPKYRGPIHCMLTIGQEEGVLSLYRGAPALALRDGPSFATYFLTYSTLCEWLTPADQKQPAWPVVMLAGGLAGIFGWTVGTPMDVIKARLQVDGMGKRRYNSFLHCIAESVRQEGPGVFFKGLGLNCMRAFPVNMVVFIVYEQVASLLRTLP, encoded by the exons ATGCACTTTGCGGATTTCGTAGCTGGGTCTGTGGGAG GAGCCTTAGGTGTGGCCGTAGGCTACCCTTTGGACACAGTCAAG GTGAGGATACAGACCCAGCAGAAGTTCACTGGGGTTTGGCATTGTTTTCGCTCCACCTGTAAGACTGAAGGG GTATATGGGTTCTTCAAAGGCATGTCAGTGCCCTTGACCACGGTGTCTATCACCTCCTCTGTGGTCTTTGGAACCTACAGGAACTGCTTGCAGTGTTTACTGCAACTGCACTCTGGTAGCCCAGAGGCCATGCCAACCAAGCTGGACATCTTCCTATCAGGGCTCGCAGGAGGCGTAACCCAG GTGTTGGTCATGTCTCCAATGGACACTGTTAAAGTGCGGCTGCAGTGCCAGATGGAGCCACGCCAACTTTCAGCCAACCAAACCCTACCCAAATACCGGGGACCTATACACTGCATGCTGACCATTGGCCAAGAGGAGGGGGTGTTGAGCCTGTACAGGGGCGCCCCTGCCCTCGCCCTACGAGATGGCCCCTCCTTTGCCACCTACTTCCTGACCTACAGCACCCTGTGTGAGTGGCTCACACCAGCCGACCAGAAACAACCAG CGTGGCCTGTGGTTATGCTGGCTGGAGGATTGGCTGGGATCTTTGGCTGGACTGTTGGGACTCCCATGGATGTGATCAAGGCTCGCCTGCAGGTGGACGGGATGGGGAAAAGGAGGTATAACAGCTTCCTGCACTGCATTGCTGAGAGCGTTCGCCAAGAGGGACCTGGTGTCTTTTTCAAGGGTTTGGGACTTAATTGCATGCGTGCCTTCCCAGTCAACATGGTGGTATTTATCGTGTACGAGCAGGTGGCGAGCCTACTCAGGACGCTGCCCTAG
- the LOC118230822 gene encoding solute carrier family 25 member 47-A-like isoform X2, which yields MHFADFVAGSVGGALGVAVGYPLDTVKVYGFFKGMSVPLTTVSITSSVVFGTYRNCLQCLLQLHSGSPEAMPTKLDIFLSGLAGGVTQVLVMSPMDTVKVRLQCQMEPRQLSANQTLPKYRGPIHCMLTIGQEEGVLSLYRGAPALALRDGPSFATYFLTYSTLCEWLTPADQKQPAWPVVMLAGGLAGIFGWTVGTPMDVIKARLQVDGMGKRRYNSFLHCIAESVRQEGPGVFFKGLGLNCMRAFPVNMVVFIVYEQVASLLRTLP from the exons ATGCACTTTGCGGATTTCGTAGCTGGGTCTGTGGGAG GAGCCTTAGGTGTGGCCGTAGGCTACCCTTTGGACACAGTCAAG GTATATGGGTTCTTCAAAGGCATGTCAGTGCCCTTGACCACGGTGTCTATCACCTCCTCTGTGGTCTTTGGAACCTACAGGAACTGCTTGCAGTGTTTACTGCAACTGCACTCTGGTAGCCCAGAGGCCATGCCAACCAAGCTGGACATCTTCCTATCAGGGCTCGCAGGAGGCGTAACCCAG GTGTTGGTCATGTCTCCAATGGACACTGTTAAAGTGCGGCTGCAGTGCCAGATGGAGCCACGCCAACTTTCAGCCAACCAAACCCTACCCAAATACCGGGGACCTATACACTGCATGCTGACCATTGGCCAAGAGGAGGGGGTGTTGAGCCTGTACAGGGGCGCCCCTGCCCTCGCCCTACGAGATGGCCCCTCCTTTGCCACCTACTTCCTGACCTACAGCACCCTGTGTGAGTGGCTCACACCAGCCGACCAGAAACAACCAG CGTGGCCTGTGGTTATGCTGGCTGGAGGATTGGCTGGGATCTTTGGCTGGACTGTTGGGACTCCCATGGATGTGATCAAGGCTCGCCTGCAGGTGGACGGGATGGGGAAAAGGAGGTATAACAGCTTCCTGCACTGCATTGCTGAGAGCGTTCGCCAAGAGGGACCTGGTGTCTTTTTCAAGGGTTTGGGACTTAATTGCATGCGTGCCTTCCCAGTCAACATGGTGGTATTTATCGTGTACGAGCAGGTGGCGAGCCTACTCAGGACGCTGCCCTAG
- the LOC118230822 gene encoding solute carrier family 25 member 47-B-like isoform X4, which produces MSVPLTTVSITSSVVFGTYRNCLQCLLQLHSGSPEAMPTKLDIFLSGLAGGVTQVLVMSPMDTVKVRLQCQMEPRQLSANQTLPKYRGPIHCMLTIGQEEGVLSLYRGAPALALRDGPSFATYFLTYSTLCEWLTPADQKQPAWPVVMLAGGLAGIFGWTVGTPMDVIKARLQVDGMGKRRYNSFLHCIAESVRQEGPGVFFKGLGLNCMRAFPVNMVVFIVYEQVASLLRTLP; this is translated from the exons ATGTCAGTGCCCTTGACCACGGTGTCTATCACCTCCTCTGTGGTCTTTGGAACCTACAGGAACTGCTTGCAGTGTTTACTGCAACTGCACTCTGGTAGCCCAGAGGCCATGCCAACCAAGCTGGACATCTTCCTATCAGGGCTCGCAGGAGGCGTAACCCAG GTGTTGGTCATGTCTCCAATGGACACTGTTAAAGTGCGGCTGCAGTGCCAGATGGAGCCACGCCAACTTTCAGCCAACCAAACCCTACCCAAATACCGGGGACCTATACACTGCATGCTGACCATTGGCCAAGAGGAGGGGGTGTTGAGCCTGTACAGGGGCGCCCCTGCCCTCGCCCTACGAGATGGCCCCTCCTTTGCCACCTACTTCCTGACCTACAGCACCCTGTGTGAGTGGCTCACACCAGCCGACCAGAAACAACCAG CGTGGCCTGTGGTTATGCTGGCTGGAGGATTGGCTGGGATCTTTGGCTGGACTGTTGGGACTCCCATGGATGTGATCAAGGCTCGCCTGCAGGTGGACGGGATGGGGAAAAGGAGGTATAACAGCTTCCTGCACTGCATTGCTGAGAGCGTTCGCCAAGAGGGACCTGGTGTCTTTTTCAAGGGTTTGGGACTTAATTGCATGCGTGCCTTCCCAGTCAACATGGTGGTATTTATCGTGTACGAGCAGGTGGCGAGCCTACTCAGGACGCTGCCCTAG
- the LOC118230822 gene encoding solute carrier family 25 member 47-B-like isoform X5 encodes MEPRQLSANQTLPKYRGPIHCMLTIGQEEGVLSLYRGAPALALRDGPSFATYFLTYSTLCEWLTPADQKQPAWPVVMLAGGLAGIFGWTVGTPMDVIKARLQVDGMGKRRYNSFLHCIAESVRQEGPGVFFKGLGLNCMRAFPVNMVVFIVYEQVASLLRTLP; translated from the exons ATGGAGCCACGCCAACTTTCAGCCAACCAAACCCTACCCAAATACCGGGGACCTATACACTGCATGCTGACCATTGGCCAAGAGGAGGGGGTGTTGAGCCTGTACAGGGGCGCCCCTGCCCTCGCCCTACGAGATGGCCCCTCCTTTGCCACCTACTTCCTGACCTACAGCACCCTGTGTGAGTGGCTCACACCAGCCGACCAGAAACAACCAG CGTGGCCTGTGGTTATGCTGGCTGGAGGATTGGCTGGGATCTTTGGCTGGACTGTTGGGACTCCCATGGATGTGATCAAGGCTCGCCTGCAGGTGGACGGGATGGGGAAAAGGAGGTATAACAGCTTCCTGCACTGCATTGCTGAGAGCGTTCGCCAAGAGGGACCTGGTGTCTTTTTCAAGGGTTTGGGACTTAATTGCATGCGTGCCTTCCCAGTCAACATGGTGGTATTTATCGTGTACGAGCAGGTGGCGAGCCTACTCAGGACGCTGCCCTAG